In the genome of Ptychodera flava strain L36383 chromosome 13, AS_Pfla_20210202, whole genome shotgun sequence, one region contains:
- the LOC139147531 gene encoding (Lyso)-N-acylphosphatidylethanolamine lipase-like: MADTLAVSQRSNRNRRSCRYRWKWVPSSAATLEATETKILRRVNTDYEGRFVSLGESLGRLWTVTFNPTNSEKTPFVFVHGFGAGVALWAKNIAPLCQQRPFHAFDLLGFGRSSRLKFPRDDAAVEERYIRSIERWRVEMKLDKMILVGHSFGGYLVTSYALKYPDRVKHLIPVDPWGFPDAKLPILSRAIGTVFTGRNGAVLSILRVAGPFGLDIMNKTRRDLREKYSDLFDDNTITNYIYHCNVQYPSGEKAFSTLSESLGYAKRPMINRIEEMRKDVPITFIYGRDTYSIIDPSVGEKIQEMRHDAQVEVFIIDNASHQVYADQPTKFNNVMLQICKDIQ; the protein is encoded by the exons ATGGCTGATACCCTAGCAGTTTCTCAGAGGAGCAACAG AAACAGACGGTCGTGTAGGTACAGATGGAAATGGGTACCATCATCGGCTGCTACGCTGGAAGCCACGGAGACAAAAATTCTTCGAC GTGTCAACACTGATTATGAAGGTCGGTTTGTGTCCCTTGGTGAAAGCCTTGGAAGGCTTTGGACCGTGACTTTCAACCCTACAAATTCCGAGAAGACGCCCTTTGTGTTTGTGCACGGCTTCGGGGCTGGTGTCGCCCTCTGGGCCAAGAACATTGCCCCTCTCTGTCAACAGAGGCCCTTCCACGCCTTCGACTTGCTGGGCTTCGGCCGCAGCTCCAGGCTCAAATTCCCGAGGGATGACGCCGCCGTCGAGGAGCGCTACATCAGAAGCATCGAACGGTGGAGAGTAGAGATGAAACTCGATAAAATGATCCTCGTGGGCCACAGCTTCGGCGGATACCTCGTCACCAGTTACGCCTTGAAGTACCCCGACCGTGTGAAACACCTTATTCCCGTCGATCCATGGGGATTCCCCGACGCCAAATTACCCATCCTGAGCAGAGCAATTGGAACCGTGTTTACTGGCAGGAATGGGGCGGTTCTGTCAATTCTACGGGTCGCCGGACCATTCG GTTTAGACATCATGAACAAAACCCGTCGTGACCTTCGAGAGAAGTATTCTGACCTTTTCGACGACAACACCATCACTAACTACATCTACCATTGCAACGTGCAGTATCCTAG TGGTGAGAAGGCGTTCTCGACCTTGTCGGAGTCCCTCGGATACGCCAAACGACCAATGATTAACCGCATTGAAGAAATGCGCAAAGACGTTCCAATAACCTTCATATACGGCAGGGACACCTACAGTATAATTGATCCAAGCGTGGGCGAGAAAATCCAAGAAATGAGACACGATGCACAAGTGGAAGTCTTT ATCATAGACAACGCCAGTCACCAAGTATATGCTGATCAGCCGACCAAGTTCAATAACGTGATGCTACAAATCTGCAAAGATATACAATGA